A genome region from Euphorbia lathyris chromosome 4, ddEupLath1.1, whole genome shotgun sequence includes the following:
- the LOC136227320 gene encoding probable glutathione S-transferase, with translation MGEEVKLFTTWSSPYGLRVIWALNLKGIQYQTLDENILQKSSSLLKYNPVYKKVPVLVHNGKPISESLFILEYLDETWKDQYLLLPQHPHDRARARFWAKFGDDKVLQTIAFGIVGKEGKEQEEAVCEARENLKYVEEELKGNKFFGGDQIGIVDLALGWLGYYIAVFEEVVGFKIIDQQKFPFLTEWMKEFASLPFIKETWPPFRKLVARFVEFRKSHLLKAKSNI, from the exons ATGGGTGAAGAAGTGAAACTATTTACGACGTGGTCAAGTCCATATGGTTTAAGAGTAATCTGGGCTCTAAATTTGAAGGGGATTCAGTATCAAACACTAGATGAAAATATCCTTCAAAAGAGCTCTTCTCTCCTGAAATACAATCCAGTATACAAGAAAGTACCAGTTCTTGTTCATAATGGAAAACCAATCTCCGAATCTCTTTTTATTCTTGAATATCTCGACGAGACATGGAAAGACCAATATCTACTGCTGCCTCAACATCCTCATGACAGAGCCAGGGCCCGGTTTTGGGCCAAATTCGGTGATGATAAG GTATTACAAACAATAGCGTTTGGTATTGTTGGAAAGGAAGGAAAAGAGCAAGAAGAAGCAGTATGTGAAGCTAGGGAGAATTTGAAGTACGTGGAAGAGGAGTTAAAAGGGAATAAATTCTTTGGAGGGGATCAAATTGGAATTGTGGATCTTGCATTGGGTTGGCTTGGTTATTACATTGCTGTATTTGAAGAGGTAGTAGGTTTCAAAATCATTGACCAACAAAAGTTCCCATTTTTGACTGAGTGGATGAAAGAATTTGCAAGTTTGCCATTCATCAAAGAAACATGGCCACCTTTTCGCAAATTGGTAGCCAGGTTTGTTGAATTTAGGAAGTCTCACCTTTTAAAAGCAAAATCCAATATTTAA